A region from the Triticum aestivum cultivar Chinese Spring chromosome 3D, IWGSC CS RefSeq v2.1, whole genome shotgun sequence genome encodes:
- the LOC123077381 gene encoding probable NADPH:quinone oxidoreductase 1 translates to MGSVTASTTAQPTLRVAAFCGSLRKDSWHRGLIRAAEELCEESIPGLRIDHVDISGLPMVNPDLETDGGEGFPPPVEALRERVRAADCFLFASPEYNYSVTASLKNALDWASRGKRNCWADRAAAIVCAGGDFGGARASLHLRQIGVFLDLHFINKPELHIRAFAEPPKFDEEGNLIDAVTRERLKKVLLSLQALALRLQHNKDD, encoded by the exons ATGGGGTCCGTGACGGCGTCGACGACGGCGCAGCCCACCCTCCGCGTGGCCGCCTTCTGCGGCTCCCTCCGCAAGGACTCGTGGCACCGCGGCCTCATCCGCGCCG CCGAGGAGCTGTGCGAGGAGTCCATCCCGGGGCTGCGCATCGACCACGTGGACATCTCCGGCCTGCCCATGGTCAACCCGGACCTGGAGACCGACGGCGGCGAGGGCTTCCCGCCGCCCGTCGAGGCGCTCCGCGAGAGGGTCCGCGCCGCCGACTGCTTCCTCTTCGCCTCGCCCGAGTACAACTACTCGGTCACGGCGTCCCTGAAGAACGCGCTGGACTGGGCGTCGAGGGGCAAGCGCAACTGCTGGGCGGACAGGGCGGCGGCGATCGTGTGCGCGGGGGGCGACTTCGGCGGGGCCAGGGCGTCGCTCCACCTCCGCCAGATCGGGGTGTTCCTCGACCTCCACTTCATCAACAAGCCGGAGCTCCACATCCGTGCGTTCGCGGAGCCGCCCAAGTTCGACGAGGAGGGCAACCTCATCGATGCCGTGACCAGGGAGCGGCTCAAGAAGGTGCTCCTCTCGCTCCAGGCCCTCGCGCTCAGGCTGCAGCACAACAAGGACGACTGA